AAGTATGCTTTCATCAATTGCAATTTTACCAATATCATGTAGGAGCCCAATCACTTTAAGTTTACAAACTTTAATTTCGGAAAGGCCTAAAGCTTTACCTATTTTTTGACATAATTCACTGACTCTTTGAGAGTGCAGTTCTTCCCTTGAGTTTTTTTCATGAAGAGTATTGATAATTGTTTTTATTGCATCAGCTCTCATGCCAACATTTTCAATAATTTTATGTTTGTACATATAATCCTCGGCATTTTTTAAAACCTTTAGTATATCTTCATCAGCACTTCTTTTGGTCTCCCAGCCAAAGGAGATGCTCCCACTTAATGAGTTAAAATTTTCATTTGAGTATCGGTTTTTAATTTCATTAATAATTTCTATTACTTCTTTACTATTAGTGTTTGGCAGAACGATCACAAATTCATCCCCGCCCCAGCGAGCAACTATATCCTCTGGTCTGCAGAAACTTCGAATAGCAACTGCCGCTTTATGTAAAAGTTCATCCCCTATGTCATGACCAAAAGCATCATTAACAAGTTTCAGCCTATTTACATCTCCCATGATGATAGAAATCGGAAGATTTGTTTCAGTGTCTAATCGTTTTATTTCTTCTTCTAAGAATCTTCTATTATAAAGTCCTGTTAAAGGGTCATGATAACTCAAATAGCGATATTCATCTTCCCTTTTTTTGGGATCAGTGATATCCCTTGAAATAACAGCAAAATAATTTGTCTCCGGGGAATAAACACTTACGGCATACCATTTACCGAGTTCCTGTGAATAGTTTTCGAATCTTTCCGGAACTCCTGTCAGAGCAACTCTCCCATAAACTTCTAGCCAATAACCTTCTGTGTTGGGCAACACCTCAAGAACTCTTTTTCCAATAAGGTTTTCTTTCTTCAAGCCTGTTTGTTCTTCAAATGCAGTATTTACCTCTAAAAACACATAATCAACCGGTTTTCCTTCACAATCATAGAGCATCTTATGATAGGAGAAACCATCCATCATATTTTCAAATAGCTGTTTGAAACTTGCTTCTGTCCTGATGCCAGGCACAAGTAGTTCATCTATGTACTGTTGTTTAATTACGTTCTCTTTTTGTGCAGCAGATAAGTTATCTAACCTATCCTTGTCTCGTCCACGACTATTTTGGCTTGTTCTTCTTTTCCTCATATTTCATCCTCCATATTTAGAGAGCCAATACTGTTAATTTATTGAATCTTCCTAAGCAAATAGAATTAAAAATCGAATTAAACCAAGATTCAACATCAAATTTCGCTACTATACTTTATATTCCTTTTTATTTCGCGAAAATAATCTAAGAAAATAGAACCATACCCCAAACCGTGACCAAACATCCCACAACCAAGGCCTATGCAAAAGTAGGAGAAAGTTTTCATGCCTCCTTGCGCCTCTATATAATTTTCTTCAATGCTCATATTGTAATACCGAGGCTGTGCCTCAAACTTTCCAAAGAAGGGCGCATCTTTCGATGAAATGGTGATATAACATAAAAAGCATCGCCATAACGATGCTTAATTTCCCCCAAGGAAGCCGAAAAGCCCAGTAATACTGGACTTTTTATGTTCTTCAATTGTCCCAAGATTAAGTACTTATTTGGTGGAGGCGAACCATACTTAACCAAACCCACGACAACAGAATTGTTTTGTGGCATAACTCAATAGTATCAAGAGTTATGCCACGTATGCCTGTCGTTTTTCTAATACTTATTTTTCAATTAGCTGTCCAAGTTGCTGCTCAATGACTTTACTGACAACTTCCTCCCCTCCGAATAGGGTCGCTCCGGTTATTTTTTTTTCTTTTAGATAATTCATAATCTGATCTGACAATCCGCCGTCAGCTAGAATAATCGAGGCATTGTAATTAGCGGCATAAACACTTCCTGTCAGAGCATCTGGGAAGTTGTTTCCAGTAGCTATGCAAACGCTTTGACCTGATAAATCAAAGTATTTTGCAACGGCAAGAGAGGTTTCGTAGCGGTCTGCTCCTGCGATTCGCACAATATTAGTTTTGTCTAATGACGTGATCTGTGCGACTTGGCTTTCTACAGTTGTACTGATTACTCCTTCTCCTCCGATGATATAGACTTTGGTGGGCTTAATTATGGTAATCTCATTCTTGACAGCATCGCTAAGTTCATCTTTTTGAACTAAAAGTATTGGGTACTGCGTTTCTGCTGCAATACTACTAATGGATAAGGCGTCAGGATAGTTTCCTCCATAAGCTAAGACGATCGGCGTTCCGTTCTTGACACCTAATTGATCCGTTATTTTGACCGAGGTTTCATAGCAATCTATGCCACCAAGCCTGGTTACATGGTTGAAGCCACTAGCGATTACTTTGTCTTCCATTTCAGAGCTGACGGCGGCAGTGCCACCCAAGATATAGACTGTTCCTGTGGTATCTAAGTTGGTCTTTATATAGGCCAGGATCTTTTCTTGGTCGACTTCTGTACTTCCCACTAGGAGTATAGGAGCATTAAGTTTGTAGGCCAGAACACTTCCTGCTAAGGCATCTGGATAATTCTCTGCGGTAGTTAGGACAACATTGGTAAGCTTTGTGGTGTAGTTGGCTTTGGCAATTTCGAGGGCGGTATCAACACTTGTCAAGCCTGAAAGTCGCATTAATCCTGAAATAGATTTATTCATCTTGAAGTCCCATTTTACAATATCTTGTTCCACAGAAATGGTAGGACTCCTATATGCTTCATAACCATCTTTTTTGGCTACGATGTAATAATCTGAAGTAGGGAAGACCATAAAGCCGTAAGCCCCACTTGCATCACTAACTTGGGGATTTTTATTGTTGTTAGGTTTAAAGCCGTCAAGAACAGGAAGTTGTACGATGGAATCCGGTGTTTTGCCGGTGTTTTTATTTCTTTCCGTATTCGCATAATACAAAGTTACATCGACTCCAACAATTACCTTCCCGGTGGTTGGATCAGTGATTATGCCATATGGATCAATTAAGGTATAGGTAAAGCTGACTTTCCCGTCGCTTCCCACTTTGACTTCGATGGTGCCGATGGTTATTTTTTGGCCATTCCCTAAATCATAGGTTACTGTGAATATAGAGTCTGTTCCAGCAGCTAGGTTCTTGATTTGAATGGTTCCATCAGCCTTTAATGTAATCTTGGAATCGGCGTTAGTTATTGCATTTATTCCCAGTCTGCTTGAATCACTGACTGAACTCTGGTTACCATCCGGTTGTCGAAATACGATTACTTCTTTAGATTTAACTTCGACGGTTTTAGTTCCGTTGCTTTCAGTAGTAACTTGAGTTTCTATTCCCTTTACGACTTGTCCAGTTTTACCATTGATGACATCTCCTGTTACTGTTGAAGGGGTCGCACCTCCACTGCTTCCTCCAGACGAACTGCTGGAACTGCCGCCTGTATTCGTTGCCGCATTGACGGTGACGCTGATCGTGGTAGTTAAGGCTACGCTGTTTGGATTTACCACGCCTGTTGGTAGGGTTACTGTTCCGTTTACACTAAAAGTCTGCTCCGTTGTTGTGGACTCATCATATGTCGATGCATTTACATCCCAGTTTACACTGGCATTGACGCTGCCATTATCGGTAACCATGACCACGCTTGAAGGCAATCCCAGGGCTGCCGCTGTTTTGGCTGTGCCGTTGGCTACACCCGTGATGGCACTTGGGGCCGTTATGCTGATTAAGGTCTTATCGACCGCGGCTGCCGCATCAACGGTGACGCTGATCGTGGTAGTTAAGGCTACGCTGTTTGGATTTACCACGCCTGTTGGCAGGGTTACTGTTCCGTTTACACTAAAAGTCTGCTCCGTTGTTGTGGACTCATCATATGTCGATGCATTTACATCCCAGTTTACACTGGCATTGACGCTGCCATTATCGGTAACCATGACCACGCTTGAAGGCAATCCCAATGCTGCCGCTGTTTTAGCTGTGCCGTTAGCCACACCTGTGATGGCACTCGGGGCCGTTATGCTGATTAAGGTCTTATCGACCGCGGCCGCCGCATCAACAGTGACGCTGATCGTGGTAGTTAAGGCTACGCTGTTTGGATTTACCACACCTGTTGCTAGGGTCACTGTTCCGTTTACACTAAAAGTCTGCTCCGTTGTTGTGGACTCATCATATGTCGATGCATTTACATCCCAGCTTACACTGGCATTGACGCTGCCATTATCGGTAACCATGACCACGCTTGAAGGCAATCCCAATGCTGCCGCTGTTTTGGCTGTGCCGTTGGCTACACCCGTGATGGCACTTGGGGCCGTTATGCTGATTAAGGTCTTATCGACCGCGGCTGCCGCATCAACAGTGACGCTGATCGTGGTAGTTAAGGCTACTCTGTTTGGATTTACCACGCCTGTTGGCAGGGTTACTGTTCCGTTTACACTAAAAGTCTGCTCCGTTGTTGTGGACTCATCATATGTCGATGCATTTACATCCCAGTTTACACTGGCATTGACGCTGCCATTATCGGTAACCATGACCACGCTTGAAGGCAATCCCAGGGCTGCCGCTGTTTTGGCTGTGCCGTTGGCTACACCCGTGATGGCACTTGGGGCCGTTATGCTGATTAAGGTCTTATCGACCGCGGCTGCCGCATCAACGGTGACGCTGATCGTGGTAGTTAAGCCTACGCTGTTTGGATTTACCACACCTGTTGGCAGGGTTACTGTTCCGTTTACACTAAAAGTCTGCTCCGTTGTTGTGGTCACATCATATGTTGATGCATTTATATCCCAGCTTACACTGGCATTGACGCTGCCATTATCGGTAACCATAACTACGCTCGACGGCAATCCCAGGGCTGCCGCTGTTTTGGCTGTGC
This Desulfosporosinus orientis DSM 765 DNA region includes the following protein-coding sequences:
- a CDS encoding cell wall-binding repeat-containing protein, with product MAVIFFLFAGPAKANSMIYYTQSYFPFQMISADLSNPGTSKVIYNSGSGNPYAIAVDATNKCLYFSDPNPTVAKIFSGPLDGDAGDYTTFISNVSAEGIAVDPVHGYIYYAQPSTGNVVRANLTDGSGQQPIYSSAGAPRAVAVDPVGGYIYIADYNLGKIIRANLDGNNQIDFITNVHAKGIGIDTTHGKIYYTDAYNPNYNLVCANLADGSGAEILYSSATGSPGAIAVDPVNGYIYFSDWHSTVAKIFKAELDGSNRVELINGVNSYGIGLYIEPAIFTISGTISDFQGGLQGATVDAGNGNTAVTDASGNFSLSLPNGTYTLTVSKNGYLSSTMGITVSGSNITGQNLTLSKVPEVTGIGPSSGPESGGTIVTISGTGFTGATSVNFGPAVGTNLSVISDTLISVTSPAGTGTIDVTVTTPGGTSASNSSDEFTYTDTSLISITAPSAITGVANGTAKTAAALGLPSSVVMVTDNGSVNASVNWDVNASTYDESTTTEQTFSVNGTVTLPTGVVNPNSVALTTTISVTVDAAAAVDKTLISITAPSAITGVANGTAKTAAALGLPSSVVMVTDNGSVNASVSWDINASTYDVTTTTEQTFSVNGTVTLPTGVVNPNSVGLTTTISVTVDAAAAVDKTLISITAPSAITGVANGTAKTAAALGLPSSVVMVTDNGSVNASVNWDVNASTYDESTTTEQTFSVNGTVTLPTGVVNPNRVALTTTISVTVDAAAAVDKTLISITAPSAITGVANGTAKTAAALGLPSSVVMVTDNGSVNASVSWDVNASTYDESTTTEQTFSVNGTVTLATGVVNPNSVALTTTISVTVDAAAAVDKTLISITAPSAITGVANGTAKTAAALGLPSSVVMVTDNGSVNASVNWDVNASTYDESTTTEQTFSVNGTVTLPTGVVNPNSVALTTTISVTVDAAAAVDKTLISITAPSAITGVANGTAKTAAALGLPSSVVMVTDNGSVNASVNWDVNASTYDESTTTEQTFSVNGTVTLPTGVVNPNSVALTTTISVTVNAATNTGGSSSSSSGGSSGGATPSTVTGDVINGKTGQVVKGIETQVTTESNGTKTVEVKSKEVIVFRQPDGNQSSVSDSSRLGINAITNADSKITLKADGTIQIKNLAAGTDSIFTVTYDLGNGQKITIGTIEVKVGSDGKVSFTYTLIDPYGIITDPTTGKVIVGVDVTLYYANTERNKNTGKTPDSIVQLPVLDGFKPNNNKNPQVSDASGAYGFMVFPTSDYYIVAKKDGYEAYRSPTISVEQDIVKWDFKMNKSISGLMRLSGLTSVDTALEIAKANYTTKLTNVVLTTAENYPDALAGSVLAYKLNAPILLVGSTEVDQEKILAYIKTNLDTTGTVYILGGTAAVSSEMEDKVIASGFNHVTRLGGIDCYETSVKITDQLGVKNGTPIVLAYGGNYPDALSISSIAAETQYPILLVQKDELSDAVKNEITIIKPTKVYIIGGEGVISTTVESQVAQITSLDKTNIVRIAGADRYETSLAVAKYFDLSGQSVCIATGNNFPDALTGSVYAANYNASIILADGGLSDQIMNYLKEKKITGATLFGGEEVVSKVIEQQLGQLIEK